A segment of the Salvelinus namaycush isolate Seneca chromosome 3, SaNama_1.0, whole genome shotgun sequence genome:
TTGAAGGGATGAGGTGAAGGATGCTAGGAACAGTTCAATTAATCAGGTAGTGCTGGGTACTCCACTGCTGAGTGAGCACAGAAGCATACAAAGCTTTTAACAGCGAGCGTCATGTCATGTTCAGAAGAGAACTTCAATCCATGTATATTCCAGTTCCAGTGGATGCCTTACGCAAGGGTCAGTCGGTAGAGAATTGTGCTTGCAACACCAAGGGCCATAGGTTCGAATCCTGCTGGGACCACTTATACGTGAAATGTATGCACGGATGACTGTAAATCACTTTGAATAAAAGCCTCTTCTATATGCTGTATGTTATTATTATACAGTTTATTTATACTGTAGTAAGGGTAATTGTATGAAGAAGGGCAAATACCGGTAATGTGATTATAATGTAGTACAGTGTCAATAATAGTTCCAACTGATGTCAACTGCAGAACTTTGCGATATGCCTTTAATCCAGTGCTGTTTTATGGTAGCCAATAAGATTGCCTTATTTTCTTTCGCTGCACACTTTTGACACTCAAACTTGCACTACTGTACCTGTAATTGAAAGGAATGGATCATTAAGATTTTATAAATACAATCTTTTTTTCAAATGAATGATTGTATCTTGTTTTGTGGTGTTGGAGGTGTATATAACAACTATGCTTGTGGTTGACTTTGCAACATTCTCCTGGCAGGAATAATTTTTGAATGTCTCAACTCTTTGGCTTTGTCTCACCAGATCTCTGTCAAACACTATACAttacaataaaaatgaaatatctGTAATTCAATAAAACCATCCCATGAGAACAGTCATTGTTGCATGTAAGACTTCTTTCTCTTGCCTCGTAATTACCAGACTGATAACCACTGCAGCTTTGAATGTAAGCTTGCGGGATCAGAGCTTTACAAGGCTACTCTTTCTCCAGAATTAATTTATTTCACAGtataatgttttttttgtgtgtttatttTGTTGTAGTTGTGTTATAACCATGTCATTAAATAAATTATATTTGTAAAGTCACTCTTAAGATCCCATGTTAAAAACATACAACCACATGATCTATTGCATTGATATCTTGTTTGATAGATTGACACTAAATTGTCAAAACATCATTATACAGTGTTTATGACTCACATACAAACATGCACTTTTCTGCCACTCAAAAGCTGAATCAAGCTCATCACACACAAACATCACTAAATCCTTACTAACAGTCCCTCATTTACCACACATCACTGTTGTCAATAGTCTATCTCTCTTCTTCAATCTCTGAGACCATTACTTTACAGTAGGTTCCTGTTAGTCCCAACACCCTTCTATGGCATCTTTGCGGAAGATACCACTGGGAAGGGGGTGGTGGAAGATACCACCGGGAAGGGTGTGGGGGTGGTGGAAGATACCACTGGGAAGGATGTGGGGGTGGTGGAAGATACCACCGGGAAGGGTGTGGGGGTGGTGGAAGATACCACTGGGAAGGGTGTGGGGGTGGTGGAAGATACCATTGGGCCGTGTGTGGGTCTGCTGGAAGATATCACTGGGCATGATGTGGGGGTGGTGGAAGGTACCACTGGGAAGGGTGTGAGTCTGCTGGAAGATACCACTGAGAATGGTATGGGGATTGTGGAAGATACCACTGGGAAGAGTGTGGGGGTGGTGGAAGATACCACTGGACACTAGGGTTTGCAGACCCTCTTGTCGTCGAAGAGGCGTCGGAGGGTGTAGACCTGTGTGACGGCCACGGTCAGGATGACCAGGAGGCTCATGGAGGACCAGAAGGAGACCCTCCACAGGTTGTCCTCCAGTAGGTAGCGGTCCCGGGCCTCGAAGGCCCTCAGCATGGTCTGAAGCTGGCGGCTCCGCTCCAGGTGCCTGTGCACTGAGTCCATGGTCTCctacagggagagacagtgaGTAAGGTGGGAGAGGATAAGAGAGAACATGTGACAAAAAAGGGGATGTGTAAAAATAGAGGGATAGAAAGACACCAGTCCCAGTGGCTGAGCGTTTGGGTGTTCCTCCTGTCCTTCTCACCCTGATGTCTTCCAGTTTGTACTCCACCATGCTCTCTGGCTCGGCCATGTCAGCCCACTCTTCGTCGCCCCAGGCGTCCCCAGGCTGGCCCTCAACAATCACCTCGAAGAACACCATCTTCTCAGAAAGCTTACTGAAGCTGTTGTCAAAACACAGCCGGTAGTCTCCGTCCTCTGTAGGCTCCACCCTGGGAGACAGACCAATGAGGAAGAACAACATGATGTCAGAGAGGGTCAGAGCAAGTCAGACAGTATTCAGACTGTCATATAGAATAGTGTAGAACTTTACTGTCTGTAAGCCAGAGGATGGAAAGGTGTCTTTTGCATCACCTTACAAAAACTTTGAATCACAAACCATCGAGCATGGTGAGACCTTCATACCACTCCAAAGAAGTTAGAGGAGGTCAGGTTAGTAGGTCTTGTGTTACTAGGTTTCGCCCACTCACGTGTGGATGCCGTCAGATGTCCTGAACTCAGAGGCCAGCTTGTATCCGCTGGGGGAGATCAGGGTGAAGCCCACATCCAGGCCTGCACCTGCAATCACCTGGAACAGGAGGGAATGTATTGAATGATATTATAATCCAACTCAAAGTGTTCCTATGAGAATATCCAGtgttacagacagacactaaAGACAGACTGAAATCCaccacgtctacacacacacaggtcttcacttccatacatactgtagacacatgAACACTGTGGTGGTGGTATAGTcagtgttgtggtggtggtatagtcagtgttgtagtggtgcctggagaagtgatTTTACACTAATTTTGCCCATTTCCAAAATGGCCCAGCCGACGACGGAAAAGTGCCCTGTGTAAAAAATTGAATGACAAACAGTGACATACACTCTGAATGGCCTAAAATTATAAATCACATaatggtctttcacagtcaggccaacccaagctgtaccgTGCAAATCAGAAATTCAGTCaagtttttacattttttttgctttCAAAGTCACACTTAACAGAAAAACTGGTctgggataaataaataaatacattttttgaatgtAGTTACCTTTTAATTCAAGTGCACAAGCACCTAgtactgttgtttggttagctgtgtttctgtagcacatgatatggagtttgcaaaacaaattaccactggattgatgcagataatcatgatatcattctgccagggaagcatagactactttgtagctagttaacatttcattGATACGgattttgggaaagcctttccatctatgCATTGTTATATTTTTCCTGatccttaattgtttgaaacctggatgTTTTACTTCATATGAGTCATGTTTTTctttgcttcaaagtagcctaaagCCAAAATCCCACCATAGAAACGTAGAGGCAATTCCTTTAGAAAGACTTCCTCATATGcgttctcctgttctattggttttctatAAATTGTCTGTCATTGTCTGGCAGGCAAAGGCatgatcctagtcatattaacaacccatgattgctgttgcatctttagatctcccttCTTTCTACATTTCTAACAGATGTTTCCATCTCTCCATGAAATCGCTTTTTAGAACAGTGTTTTCATTCAAATGTCATTTTGGAACATTTGTGCATAGGTCTACCtcataatagtttatcaacattataAGCTAAAAATtctgatctgttccatcagccttATTAACTGATATggcgtatacctccactacactactttaaTATGCTTtgtggggattaagaagtgagtatacgcaATGCCAACTGAAAAATAAGTGTGTATACAGTGTATACCTGCATATACCTTCCACTACAACAAGGATATAGTATTTTTCCAAGTATTTGCACAGCTCATGGTTCATCCGGTCATTAGCAGTCTCAGATTGTCATATTCAAACTCTACAACACAGTAGATATGAGTTAAAATAGATCCACCAGGTCAGGACCAACCTACAGTAACTTCAGTTAAAGCTACAATCCAACAGCAAGGAGAGGCTAGCCAGTACACCCACTCCCCAGCACCTGTCTGTTTATGTCAAACACCACTCTCAGGCAGCAGAAACATAAGGAGGGAAATACAGCATGTTAGGCCATATAAACTAGGCCTTAGGCATGAGTCACTACCATTGCCAGTGTGGTGTCATTGTCTTGGTTGAGAAAGGGtaacagacggacagacagacaggcaggcagacacacaccacagactGCTGTATAAAACGCCTCAATCCCCACAGTCCTTCAGCTTGCTCTCTCAAGCTGTCATCTCTCTCAGCCCTGTGCATCTCAGCTGTTGCTTTGTGGATACCACAATAAGCCTGCCAGGCTCCacacagactacacacacacacacacacacacacacacacacacacacacacacacacacacacacacacacacacacacacacacacacacacacacacacacacacacgtccacagTAATGTGTCACGGCTTGGCGGGTTGGGTGGCGAGGAACATGACATCGTATCACAGTCATGTGTCTGCCAGAGGGCCTTGGTACAGTGTGAGGATTGGGAACAGGGGTTTCCAGTATATAGAGTAGCCATTGATACCGTAGCATGATGAGCATCACTTCAACTTTAATCTATGAAGGGCTTAACCTGTAGTGGTTTACACTTTTATACTAGTCAACTGACTAACTCTGCAACCgtgtctactaaatgactaaaatgctaTATATAAATTGTAACAAGGGATGGCTCATCTTCATATTTAATATGCATTTTGCAGCAAAGCGCATGACTACTAACACACCAAGTAGGCCTACACTTGGTGGTAAGCGCTCTCCTTCTCTTTACATGTctagaggagaagaagaagccaCAGGCCTACTACAGCTACTATAGCTCAGAGGTTAGTTAGAGTGTCTGGCCTCATGCTGACACAGTGGATCCCTTTGTAAACACTTCCCCTGCCTTGACCCTTCATGCCAATGCCAGCAGCTATTCAAGCTGGCTTTGTCTTATAGACTCCACCTGTATGGAAGGAAGATGCCTTATCTTATTATTTGCATCTGAGCAAAGTCCTTTGGCTGTAACAATAAAGCATCCAGTAACTGACTGACAAATACAACTTATAACATTGTTATAATAGAGGCACGAAattgcaccacacacacacacacacacacacacacacacagagagagagaatgacacatAGAATGTCAGCTGTGTTTTCAATACCACAGAAAACTAAATTGTCCAAGCCTGCTACCTGGTATTCTACTTCCAGGCTTCCGTTCTTCGTAGCTGTTTGGTAGAAACATTCTGTTCTACCCGCAGGGAGTTGAAACGTGAATTCAGTATCTTGGCTTTGTCCCAAGCCTAAAGTGATGTCCACAGATACAACGAAACAAGACAGCAAATAGAGTCTTACAGCAGCGCTCAGATCAAACATGGAACCCATTTGTAGCCTAGAAGCGACCTTGGACTTCAGTTAAAGTTACAATCACTGTTGACTCATCGGCAGCCATGAATGCTTGTTCTTGTAGTCTAGTAGCCTACTTCGCTTCACTCATACCGCATTGTATACGTACATTTTCCATAGACTGTCAGCGACCACGAGTTGTAGGCTATTTATTGCTTGTGATCAAAGTTAGTCATAGCAGAAATCAAGTCGCCTACTTCACCGAACAACTAACTTCAGATCAGTTCTGACCACTGTGCGCGCAACTGAAAGTGAGTCGATTTTATGGTATCTCACCCAACAAGATAACCTATTATATCGAAGTTAGACTAGACCACTGGAAGAAAAAAATCTCACCCTGTAGCCCTATCTTTTACAATAACTTCTACAAAGTAGCGCGTATGATTGACTGGAAGGGTGTGCAATACCAATGTATAGCAGTGGTGTGAAGTActtttaagtaaaaatactttaaaggaCTACTTAAGACGTTTtttttgtatctgtactttactttactatttatatttttaacaacttttagatttactttactacattcctaaataaaataatgtacgttttactccatacattttccatgacacctAAAAGTGGTCTAATTTACactcttatcaagagaacatgcctgggtatccctactgcctctgagctggcggactcactaaacacacgcttcgtttgtaaattatgtctgagtgttggagcatgcccctggctatccgtacatttaaaaaaacaagaaaattatgccgtctgatttgcttaatataaggattttgaaatgatttatacttttacttttgatactcaagtagtattttactgggaaactttcacttttacttgagtcattatctattaaggtattttttacttttactcaagtatgacaatttggtactttttccaccactggggtTATGTCAGTAACCTCCGGTAGCCGCTAGATTAAGCTTGTAACAAACAGAGATGAATGGTTTATCTTTTGAATGGTTTAAGTTACAAAATATTattgctctgcaatttcaccgtattttggccaggtgggacgcgtaccctagagaggttaaaaaaagtaaacattggctTTTGATTATATCACCCTTTACAAGGTGGGGTCACAGGCTTTTTTTAAATATCAAAAAAGTTGGGGAACCCCTGCCCTGATCCTAattttaaccctaaacctaaccttaaccccaaaacctaatcttaatcctaaccctaaacctacaCCTAGCTCCTAACCCAAACCGTATCTCCTACACTTAATTGATGTTAATAACATCAACCCCAAATAAACCCCTtaaaaatagcatttgaccttgtggggactaacaaaatgacCCCAGTTGGtcaagtgtttgtttgtttactattctattctggtccccacaagtacagttaaacgcatacacacacacacacacacacacacgcacgcacgcacgcacgcacgcacgcacgcacgcacacacacacacacacacacacacacacacacacacacacacacacacacacacacacacacacacagagatgcacacATCCAGTAAGCACTGACTGACGTAGGATGTACATGGATGTTGAAAATTTGgtgaaatttggtcagtccatCTTGGTCTTGATTTCAACATCAACAGAAGTTAATTTCCAGACCGGCCTTGATTTGGCCCTAAAATTAATgtatataattggttcagatttggtccgctCTGGACCAcccttgatttggcccaaacatggACATCTATGATTTCTTAAGATTTGGTCAGCTCTGAGCGGGcctatgtttggttcagatttcgTCCTGTCTGGACTAACCACATTTTTATGTCCgtaaaatacgtattttcaatgtttttaaaatacattttcaactTTCACTTAGAACTGAAAATTAACTTGACTTCAACGTCCATGTCTTTTCAACTTCTTTCCAACATCATTTTGCTCACTGGGCACTCATTTCATACAGTTTTTTTTAGCCAGAATTGTCCACTCAGTGACAATTTCCACAGTTTTCCAAGGATTCCTGGATTCCATAGAATCAATAAAAACATACACATCACATAAAAGTTTTCTAGATCAAAACACACGTACACAAAAGCATACACAGCATACCCAGTAGTAAACATACAAAAATATGTACACACATACAGCATATGCCGTGTACATACCATTTTTAAGGACAACTTGTTGTACGTTTTAGTTAGATGACATGCAGAATGTTTTTTTTAGAAGTGTGCATTATGGTCAGAGAGGCTGTGGGTGGTGctatgaccaagggaaagctttACATTGTTATTGCAATGTGCTCTTGTTAGTTTTGGATGAGGTTTACTCTTTGCCACTGATCTCAGATTTGTACTGCCCCAGCCTGATAGCTAAGGGGGTTTGGAAAGGGTGTTGATCCTACATCTGAATATGATTTTGAATATATATGTTTAGTTGTAGATTATTTTCACTAGTGGGTGATTGAAAACTTAAAGAATTGAAAATTACTTTTAGAACACACCTTAGAGAGCATGCTGAAGCTAAATATGGACACCCCTGCTGTGTACCTTTAATCCACTTCCTGACATAGTAAACCACAATCCATCTCCAAGTGCCAAGCAGAGACGCATTTTTccagtctttggtatgacttgACCGGGGATCAAACTCCCAACCTCCCAATGTCAGGGAGGGCAAAGAATGATCTTGACAAAGTATGTGGTAAAAAAGAATTAGCATGAAAAGTCTTAACAACACAAGAATAACAATACAATTAACCATATATTGTTGTTTTTTACAAGAAGCTGCACTGTAAAGGAACATGAATATATTGGTCTTGTCATGATTTTATTGTTTTTGCTGGTAGAGTTGACAGCAGACCACTCTCTACCAGATCAGATACTCATCATGAGAGTGgctgagagtgagtgagaggaaGTGTGAACAGAGACAAATTATTGCGAAACTCCATGTATGCTGTAGTAGGCTAGAGTGGGAGGGTGTATGTAGTGTAGTGGGGAGGTGATCATACTCAGTGCATGGACACTCTATAAGATGCTCATTTGCATTTGCCTCGCTCTATCTGACTGATTGAAACTTAACACCAGAGGTAACCGTTCTCTCTCTGTCAAGATTTATTTTGATTAAGACAAGTTTTGCTTTCTGTGACTGCTCTTTGGGGAGGTGGTCGTTTCTGTGAAGGATTTCCACATTTCTCATATCTGGAAGTTTTCTTCCACTACTGTGTGTCTTGTCTTTTCTGCTGACAAGATGACCTGAGGAGTCATACTGTACAACCCACACTAGTGCTTGGTCTTGCTCTGGGAAAGaatctctctgtgtctcgttgTGTGCCGGGACCCCTGGTGCGTGGACCTCACTCAGGTACTACTTGACTTCCTCTTGGAGGATCCTTTTTCAGTTCCTTATATTCTCTGATCGGAGACATCATGGCTGAGGGTGGTGTCCCGTACCCCTCCGTGTTCATGGTGGATAGCCATGCAACCTACCCACCGCTGCCCCCCAAGCCGAGACCTCCTGGTCGGGGTGGTGTGGCCCAAAGCCTGCTGTTCTTGCTGGTTGGTCTGGCTTTGTGTGGCTTGGCCATAGAGGCCTGCTTCATCTACCACCTCTACTCTAAACAGGGATCTGTGAGTATTGTCACCATGATGTGGCTGTCTACCCATCTCCATCTCTATTCCGTCTCCCTCAACACCTGAGAGTCTCTcttcacacatctctctctctcacactacaCACATCTAGTAACAACTATGTACTCTTTACTGTGTTCTTTCATCTCTCACTGTTTTATTTCCCCCAATCTCTGTCTTGCTCTCAACCCCACAACGTGTACACTATTCTCAGAAACATCTTTCTTTCATTCCAAAATGAAAGTGAATACATTTTCAGTGTCATTAGTTGATgtgttctttctctctcaaaAAAATAATGTACAACCCATTTGTATCATCATATGGGAAATAATTACTGGATTTGATTTACTTCATAGTCGCAGTCGACAAGACTGAAATTATGCAGAATGCACAGTTACATTAATTAAGACAATACTTTAAAAACCCAAGATACTACATGAAattaataaattattatttaaaaagtCACATTTGGTTACCCAATCTCAATGTATTTTGTACAATGTACAATAGTAAGTTACTGTTGGCTTTTTGCATTTGTTCCTTTGCTCCATTTTATTATGGCATTATCCTGGTTGAGAATAGAGTAATGTGTGGTGATATGTCACTTGGAATATTGGAACCTTGCTACAATTGGTTGTTTTGTTAGACTGTAATTGTGAAAGTCTATAGGGAACAGAAACAAATATTAACTCCCGAGGTACCAGGGCATTATTCACCACCATGTAGGTTTTTTGTCGTGTTAATTTTGCTTTACGTACAAACAGGTCTCATGACAACATAGTCAAGTTCTGTCATGGTC
Coding sequences within it:
- the LOC120039908 gene encoding transmembrane emp24 domain-containing protein 1-like isoform X2; this translates as MENVIAGAGLDVGFTLISPSGYKLASEFRTSDGIHTVEPTEDGDYRLCFDNSFSKLSEKMVFFEVIVEGQPGDAWGDEEWADMAEPESMVEYKLEDIRETMDSVHRHLERSRQLQTMLRAFEARDRYLLEDNLWRVSFWSSMSLLVILTVAVTQVYTLRRLFDDKRVCKP
- the LOC120039908 gene encoding transmembrane emp24 domain-containing protein 1-like isoform X1, with amino-acid sequence MGSMFDLSAAVRLYLLSCFVVSVDITLGLGQSQDTEFTFQLPAGRTECFYQTATKNGSLEVEYQVIAGAGLDVGFTLISPSGYKLASEFRTSDGIHTVEPTEDGDYRLCFDNSFSKLSEKMVFFEVIVEGQPGDAWGDEEWADMAEPESMVEYKLEDIRETMDSVHRHLERSRQLQTMLRAFEARDRYLLEDNLWRVSFWSSMSLLVILTVAVTQVYTLRRLFDDKRVCKP